The genomic DNA tctctcaggTGAAAACTTAGTGTCTATCTCTCAAATTCTTGTTTATGTCTTAACAGGAACTACCTGAAGAAAAATGGTTTTGTTCCCTCGGGTGCGAAAATATCAACACTACATTGGGCAATCTGTTAGTTCGCGGAGAAGAGAAGCTTAGTAACAACATTCtgaattttataaagaaaaaggaaaaacttaATGAAGAAGGATGTTCAGATGACAACACCGTTCCAGACATAAGATGGAGGGTCCTTAGTGGGAAGTTGATCTCTTCGGATGATACGAAAGTATTGCTCGCAAAGGCAGTTTCCATCCTTCATGTAAGTGAAGACGACATTTCAAACTCTTCTGTCCTTTCTGCTGTTTGTCCCTTGTATTCTTTATGAAGGGTTTACTTTGTTTGTGCCTTGTAACCATGGTATGTTATAGGAGCGATTTGATCCTATCAGTGAATCTGGAACCAGAGGAGATCTCATACCAGCCATGGTGTACGGGTAAGCAAAGTTTTTATCTTCNNNNNNNNNNNNNNNNNNNNNNNNNNNNNNNNNNNNNNNNNNNNNNNNNNNNNNNNNNNNNNNNNNNNNNNNNNNNNNNNNNNNNNNNNNNNNNNNNNNNNNNNNNNNNNNNNNNNNNNNNNNNNNNNNNNNNNNNNNNNNNNNNNNNNNNNNNNNNNNNNNNNNNNNNNNNNNNNNNNNNNNNNNNNNNNNNNNNNNNNNNNNNNNNNNNNNNNNNNNNNNNNNNNNNNNNNNNNNNNNNNNNNNNNNNNNNNNNNNNNNNNNNNNNNNNNNNNNNNNNNNNNNNNNNNNNNNNNNNNNNNNNNNNNNNNNNNNNNNNNNNNNNNNNNNNNNNNNNNNNNNNNNNNNNNNNNNNNNNNNNNNNNNNNNNNNNNNNNNNNNNNNNNNNNNNNNNNNNNNNNNNNNNNNNNNNNNNNNNNNNNNNNNNNNNNNNNNNNNNNNNNNNNNNNNNNNNNNNNNNNNNNNNNNNNNNNNNNNNNNNNNNNNNNNNNNNNNNNNNNNNNNNNNNNNNNNNNNNNNNNNNNNNNNNNNNNNNNNNNNNNNNNNNNNNNNNNNNNNNNNNNNNNNNNNNNNNNNNNNNNNNNNNNNNNNNNNNNNNNNNNNNNNNNNNNNNNNNNNNNNNNNNNNNNNNNNNNNNNNNNNNNNNNNNNNNNNNNNNNNNNNNNNNNNNNNNNNNNNNNNNNNNNNNNNNNNNNNNNNNNNNNNNNNNNNNNNNNNNNNNNNNNNNNNNNNNNNNNNNNNNNNNNNNNNNNNNNNNNNNNNNNNNNNNNNNNNNNNNNNNNNNNNNNNNNNNNNNNNNNNNNNNNNNNNNNNNNNNNNNNNNNNNNNNNNNNNNNNNNNNNNNNNNNNNNNNNNNNNNNNNNNNNNNNNNNNNNNNNNNNNNNNNNNNNNNNNNNNNNNNNNNNNNNNNNNNNNNNNNNNNNNNNNNNNNNNNNNNNNNNNNNNNNNNNNNNNNNNNNNNNNNNNNNNNNNNNNNNNNNNNNNNNNNNNNNNNNNNNNNNNNNNNNNNNNNNNNNNNNNNNNNNNNNNNNNNNNNNNNNNNNNNNNNNNNNNNNNNNNNNNNNNNNNNNNNNNNNNNNNNNNNNNNNNNNNNNNNNNNNNNNNNNNNNNNNNNNNNNNNNNNNNNNNNNNNNNNNNNNNNNNNNNNNNNNNNNNNNNNNNNNNgggggggggggggggggttattAGGTGAAAGAATGCAGAAAAGACTACTCGGTGATGATATTTCATGGAACATCTATGTTGAGAAAGAGTGTCCCTGAACCAACAAGAGCAGCCGTGAGTAAACCCGAAGACGACAATATGAAAGAGTAAAGCCGAAGGttgtctttgttgtttttggttttggaagCCGATTGGGTATTTTATCTTTAATCTAATTTTCGGGTAGTAGTAGCCTTAGTGTACAGGTTTTTCCCCTGACTGTGTCTCAAGATGCACACAAAAAGGGTAAGAGAATTTGGTTTTTGGTAGGGGGGAATGGAGAGGAAGTAAATGGGGGTCTAAAAAATATTGGGTATTCTTNNNNNNNNNNNNNNNNNNNNNNNNNNNNNNNNNNNNNNNNNNNNNNNGGGGGGGGTTCAgtattttgattaatattttttttatatgtagctaatttttttgtaacccaattgcccaaaatgaaaaaaaacaaaattgattttctGGTATCAAAAAGAGCAAAggaaaattgattttatattcgTTTACAAAGCTGAAAATTATGCTTCGAATTTGAAtgttgggtaaaaaaaaaaacatttcggCCAAAAGTCCCAATTAAACTGACTCCAATCAATTCAGTCAATACGTGAAACCGGTTCGGTTAACATAGAACCGTTGTAGATAAAATTTAGGGCTGCAGGGAGCGGGAAGGAGCGcctcaaaagaatttgaaactcaaaaaaaaaaaaaaaaaaaagaggcagAACAACCGTTAGAAAGATGCCCCTTGAATTCCTTTATAATTACCATCTGTACCTCAATCCCCTTTTACAATTCGCCCCTACTTTTCTCTCCTTCcccaaaattcattttttttttaattttccgatcgcttcttcttattcttcttatcAAGGTTTGCGTTTCagattctcctttttttttttttttttatggtttcttTTCGttgtttagagtttagattaCTGACGGATTgctcaatttgtttttattttataaagattttgtgggtgattgaagaaagagagagaagatgggTCAGATCCAGTACTCAGACAAATACTTCGATGATATTTATGAATACAGGTGTTTCCTCCtccaatttttcttttgtaaactttatgTCAGGGGTCTAATCTAATCTAAACCTAATCGCGTTTGTTGTTTCTGTACAGGCACGTCGTTCTTCCTCCGGAAGTGGCTAAGCTTTTACCTAAGAATCGTATCCTCTCGGAAGTAAGTtccaaaattagggttttcctcTATTCTATTTTGCTACTTGTGATTGTGTGATCTCATCATACTTTGTTTCTGCTTAGGATTTTTTTGTGTATAAATTAGAGATTTGGGTTGACACATAACTCATTTtgcttaaagtttttttttaggcTCTGGTGTGTCGTTTCGTTTCTTAGTAGTAGTCTGTACCATCCTTTTGCTTACAATATATTGCTTGATTAGTTGTGTATCATTCAAGTCTTTAGGTGTATCATTATCAGCAGATAAAACAGTTTGTCTTGTGCTACATGTgctgctctttttttttgtagagtgAATGGAGAGCTATAGGAGTGCAGCAAAGCCGTGGTTGGGTTCATTACGCCATTCATCGTCCTGAGCCACACATCATGCTCTTCAGGAGGCCACTTAACTACCAGCAGGACCATCAAGCTCAGAATCTCATTGctaagtagacttctctgttTGCCCAAAAAAACTTTCTCTCTCCCTAATATCGTCTCTTCTTGTAAACAAGGTTTTTACAAACCAAGGCATTCCTCCtctactagtttttttttttttttaattttatctttgtCTTGTTTATGAATTCTCTTCTGTGGAGAATTTTATGTGAGTTTGGTAGAACAACTCTTTTTTATGATGTTTATTATGTAAGTCTGGTTCTTTgctagacttttttttttttatatggatcCACCTTTGAACTTATGCGCTGTTAAGCCGTTTATATCTCCTGCTTCTGCGCTTCTTTCACCTTTCCAATTCTTTTTTCTTGCTTCTGGTTCGTTGAGCATCTTATTCTATATGagttaaccaatcaaaatggaATCCAAATTGGACATGTTTGTTATTATTCAACAAGTTCTTTAGGCTAACTAAGCTAACTTTGATTTTGGCCAAAGTGCATGTTAGGCGATGTGATACTTTAGTTTTGTGTGACAAATCAGacacatatttaaatttagCATTAAACCATGTTGTAGAATAATTCCCAGTACTGTTAAATTATTGTAAACCCAAAAAACTCCGATAATCATAGAAAGAGATTCCACGATTACAGAAGTTGTAACCAGACCAATCCAAGATAACCAATTgtttctgtctctctctctctctctctcactcacagAACGATTACAGAAAGAGATTGATCCAGAAATCATACCACTAGGCATGGGCATAAAAACGTTTTTATAACATAGCACAATGGGTCTCAatgtccatatatatatatatatatatatattctttttaacatgtttaataaataataatagaaaatacaCATCAGATGGAATAGTTtctagtattttatttatttttattttttaacattatattattggTCATGCATTATGTCATTCCAACTTAGCCAAGCAACCTCTTGAGAGTGACACTATACCTTATATTATCAGGTTTGTCATATATAAATATGGACACTAATCCTAACACTAATATCTAAACTATCTATGCatataacattatttaaatCCGGTCGGTTAGCAGAAATAATGATTTATGATTAGTTGATAACCAAACATGCATGGAATTCTTTTTTGCATAAACAAAAGGTGTAGAAAGAAGTGGCTGGTaaagttttttccttttgtcttATAAGTTCTTATACCTACCGAATTAAGTACTGCGTAAAAGTTGACAGAAAATAATGTATCACATAAAaagttaacaaacaaaaactcctTGAGTTGAGAATGTGTATTACTAGAAAACGTAAGTAAAATCATAGGACACTAGTATTCTATTTCTCGAAAACTCTGatcaaattgaaaagaaaaatgtatgcGATCATGTAtaagttttctaaaatatttaggaCCTCTCGTGGTGGTGGTAGCACTGGTACAAGTTTCCGTGATGCTTACGGAAACAAATAGGTGATTCATATCATTTTGAATTCTTCTTTgtcttataactttttttttttttttgagccaAAGTTAACAGTTTTTTTAACTGAACTGAACATCGATTTATTTTTTCGGTCTCAtctaatatttttgtgaaaacatCACATCGATGTTCTTAGCTTGATGACTATACCGTTCTTATCAGGCTTGATTGTATTGAAGATATAGAGGAGCCAAAGAAAATTGGTTGGCGCGTCATTTTCTACGTgaatacaaatttatttatttcaaaccaCTACTATcgttaaataatataataaatcattTGGATCAGTATAAGTTTTATAAAcctaattttactttttttttatctaagcttttgtgtcaaaaaaaaaatctactcaTAAAGCCTACCTGTCCTAAGTATAGTATTTCGTTCTCTGTTTTTGGAAAAGTGATTTGTTCAAATGTTCATTCGTTTGAGTAAtactaatttcttttaatttatatatattcggGTTTTAGTAAAAGAACATTAGCAAAATTTGGTGGCTACAATGGTTACAGTTGGTTCCCTATTCGAGTTGGGTCCATTATCCCTTTCCGTGTACGGATAATACTCAACCTAATCTGATCAGGGATAAGGTTTATAGTCTTTAAATAAATGTTGCGGCTTAAATCAATCTTTTTATTTGGCCAAAATTCAATTCATTGTCTAATCCTGAATTGTACCTTCGCTCGTTCATTTCTAATGTGTGATACTGTATGAAACAAAAGGTTATCGGAATATATCTTTGAATGATCAACGCGATGACCCATTGCAAAGTTGCGTATACTGACACACAAACTCACGATCGGTTGGACCAAACCAAGAGCAATCAAATTGGTAAAACAACGAATCGTATTCCACGAACAACCTTATGTATTCGCCTAACAtagattaattttcttttgaatatttttggttaacCTTACGTCCTTATACCAATTTTGTCTTCTTGCTTTTATAGTTATATTCATGCTTCGTTTCCCTTTTGcaaaaagtaagaaagaaaaacaaaaaaaagacatagtTATTTTAGCAAAAGAGTGTGTTTCCTCACATTGTTTCCtcttattattgttatttttttttttttttgttaaatctttCTTGAAGTAAATGAGAAATCAACCCAACAGCGTCCTGATCCCAATTCCCCAAAAACCTCATATTAGGTTTGAGAGAGTCCGAAAATGTACTTTTCAGATAAATCGGTTAAGGGTCATACTTGTTACATTCacaactttacaaaaatatgCGAAATCTGTCACTGTCACTTTGagttgtaagtttttttttttaagattgagTCGCTTTACATGTATAATCATATAATGAATTCTTATGCAATATAAATATCTCCTACGTAACAATGATAATACAATCTCCTAGTATTGCTATCAAACTATACAAAAATACGACTTTTGGTGCATATGAAATTAATAAGAATAATTATAGTAAAAATACCAAGTACAAcgaaataaagaaattattaGAAACTTGAATTTCTAATATCTCTGAAGNNNNNNNNNNNNNNNNNNNNNNNNNNNNNNNNNNN from Camelina sativa cultivar DH55 chromosome 7, Cs, whole genome shotgun sequence includes the following:
- the LOC104703610 gene encoding cyclin-dependent kinases regulatory subunit 2, encoding MGQIQYSDKYFDDIYEYRHVVLPPEVAKLLPKNRILSESEWRAIGVQQSRGWVHYAIHRPEPHIMLFRRPLNYQQDHQAQNLIAK